In the genome of Taurinivorans muris, one region contains:
- a CDS encoding ATP-binding protein, with protein MKTSELSSLGSQFLHAIFVGKDYELALSLCDFPLTVILQDTAYQITDSDKFNEIFSGLNQKQPEQPELVSEQFLFKSTAMSALFIEADFPRASLSVTVHFVIGGNKIRSVHFLAKALENASKVKFLFSGEEADGGEAHSSDFPPYSDNGFQEQGSASDAETCSECPFECTDNSNNHELINKVKNLRLRSLNFLLKHNDLSKIQKSIPYSLNQIPLKLLKLKTALEHSGIFYWEYDPVKDEGNIDFFNNKEEIRYTHFTEMLCRFFNVTLRSQQKLLDLHKALLNGETEISADIQVYNKEGKEEWQKIRYSAIQADNSLLAIGTCENINEIKELKKLFSAATEQTGLYIWNYDFAAKTLTLENHPKSNFFQTTSFVNVPESLFKARLIHPGDREKCKNIFRKIETGDAVIREDLRIKDPVTDEYVWHQISFSIKTDKKGNPSSAIGTIYNIQEQKNLEEAYKQEFKLFDTKNEATILNCIYSFNEKKVIRMVSSIESLNHENLSLQELINNIAALCPDEDKKQLILKSADSKNLLKFYGEQKAEDAIIFPFKISGIDSIWTALKITLLKNPSTQENFAKITMEDITISHIKKAYSNKLSNHRYDFILRINYATGNYVYSFGSEVQKNLQNIALSGNYFYDYLIFANSMVVKEERPTYIETVKPQNILERLRLEGEFSFIYRTAANGGEIRYNRAHFFMLDENSHTFCERSIDITDNFKVEQEKDSMLHKSLQMANDAIKAKSQFLASMSHDIRTPMNAIIGMANIALEDIDNKEQIKESLDVIKSSSENLLAIINDILDVNRMESGKANLNNEPFVLSKACKEIANTFKGIVMQKEQEFKFEFSSIKNDAIIGDISNFKRILTNLLGNAVKFTPMHGSIIFKVFQEATNNPKTAHFKIQIQDTGIGISKEQMPKIFEAFQREENDTIKHIEGSGLGLAIVKALVEMQGGTISAESEKGKGTTFTLHLEYAIAEQQTIPEGHAAINFHTIDLSKKTILLVEDHPINSLVATKFLEKMGATVITAENGEIAVNKFLKSKKNEIDFIFMDVQMPVLNGYQATKAIRHSNHAQAKTIPIIAMTANAFHEDVQKSLDAGMNAHIAKPISIENISNTLKKLAIIK; from the coding sequence ATGAAAACATCGGAACTATCTTCTCTCGGCTCTCAGTTTCTCCATGCCATATTTGTTGGCAAAGACTATGAACTCGCCCTTTCGCTTTGTGATTTCCCATTAACTGTCATATTGCAGGATACAGCCTATCAAATAACCGATTCCGATAAATTCAACGAGATTTTTTCAGGTTTAAATCAAAAACAACCGGAGCAGCCTGAACTTGTTTCCGAACAGTTCCTTTTTAAAAGCACCGCCATGTCCGCGCTTTTCATTGAAGCGGATTTTCCCCGTGCCAGCCTTTCCGTCACAGTTCATTTTGTCATCGGCGGCAATAAAATACGCTCCGTGCATTTTCTCGCCAAAGCCTTGGAAAACGCTTCAAAAGTGAAATTTCTTTTCTCAGGCGAAGAAGCGGACGGCGGCGAAGCGCATTCTTCCGATTTTCCTCCCTATTCCGATAACGGCTTTCAAGAGCAAGGCAGCGCTTCCGATGCCGAAACCTGCAGCGAATGCCCTTTTGAATGCACCGACAATTCAAACAACCATGAACTTATCAATAAAGTAAAAAATCTCCGCCTCCGTTCCCTGAACTTTCTTTTGAAACACAACGACCTTTCAAAAATTCAAAAAAGCATTCCTTACTCTCTTAACCAAATTCCGCTCAAACTCCTGAAACTCAAAACAGCTTTGGAGCACAGCGGCATTTTTTACTGGGAATACGACCCTGTCAAAGACGAAGGCAATATTGATTTCTTCAACAACAAGGAAGAAATCCGTTATACGCACTTTACGGAAATGCTCTGCCGTTTTTTCAATGTCACCCTCCGTTCGCAGCAAAAACTGCTTGATTTGCACAAAGCCCTTTTAAATGGCGAAACGGAAATTTCCGCCGACATACAAGTTTATAACAAGGAAGGCAAAGAGGAATGGCAAAAAATCCGTTACAGCGCCATACAAGCCGATAATTCCCTGCTCGCTATCGGAACATGCGAAAACATCAACGAAATTAAGGAATTGAAAAAACTTTTTTCCGCCGCCACGGAACAGACGGGACTTTACATTTGGAATTACGACTTCGCAGCAAAAACATTGACGCTTGAAAACCACCCGAAATCAAACTTTTTTCAAACCACGTCCTTTGTCAATGTTCCGGAAAGCCTTTTTAAGGCAAGACTTATCCACCCCGGCGACAGAGAAAAATGCAAAAATATCTTCAGAAAAATCGAAACGGGCGATGCCGTGATCAGGGAAGATTTGCGGATAAAAGATCCTGTCACGGACGAATATGTTTGGCACCAAATTTCATTTTCCATAAAAACGGACAAGAAAGGCAACCCCTCTTCCGCCATCGGCACGATTTACAATATCCAAGAGCAAAAAAATCTTGAAGAAGCCTATAAACAGGAATTTAAACTTTTTGACACAAAAAACGAAGCAACCATTTTAAACTGCATATACAGCTTTAATGAGAAAAAAGTTATCCGCATGGTGTCATCAATAGAATCCCTTAACCATGAAAACCTAAGTTTGCAGGAATTGATAAACAATATCGCCGCTCTTTGCCCTGACGAAGATAAAAAACAACTTATTCTGAAAAGTGCCGACAGCAAAAACCTCCTGAAATTTTACGGCGAACAAAAAGCCGAAGATGCAATCATTTTTCCTTTCAAAATAAGCGGCATCGACAGCATTTGGACCGCTCTCAAAATCACTTTGCTGAAAAATCCGTCAACACAGGAAAATTTTGCAAAAATCACGATGGAAGACATCACAATCAGCCACATTAAAAAGGCTTACAGCAACAAACTTTCCAATCACAGATACGATTTCATTTTGCGTATCAACTACGCAACGGGCAATTACGTATATTCTTTCGGCAGCGAAGTTCAAAAAAACCTTCAAAACATCGCCCTTTCCGGCAATTACTTTTATGATTATCTGATATTCGCCAATTCAATGGTGGTCAAAGAGGAACGCCCGACTTACATAGAAACCGTAAAACCTCAAAACATTTTGGAGCGCCTCAGGCTTGAGGGGGAATTCAGCTTCATTTACCGCACTGCCGCCAACGGCGGCGAAATCCGCTACAATCGGGCTCACTTTTTCATGCTTGATGAAAATTCCCATACCTTTTGCGAAAGAAGCATCGATATCACGGACAATTTCAAAGTCGAACAGGAAAAAGACTCCATGCTCCACAAATCGCTGCAAATGGCAAATGACGCCATAAAAGCGAAAAGCCAGTTTCTGGCTTCCATGAGCCATGACATCAGAACTCCCATGAACGCAATCATCGGCATGGCGAATATCGCTCTTGAAGACATTGACAATAAGGAACAAATCAAGGAAAGTCTGGACGTCATCAAGTCAAGTTCCGAAAACCTGCTTGCGATTATCAATGATATTCTTGATGTCAACCGCATGGAAAGCGGAAAAGCGAACCTCAACAACGAACCCTTTGTTCTTTCAAAAGCCTGTAAGGAAATTGCAAATACCTTCAAAGGTATTGTCATGCAAAAAGAGCAGGAATTTAAATTTGAATTCAGTTCCATTAAAAACGACGCCATTATCGGCGATATAAGCAACTTTAAACGCATACTCACCAATCTGCTCGGCAATGCCGTAAAATTCACCCCGATGCACGGGTCCATCATTTTCAAAGTGTTCCAGGAAGCAACCAACAATCCCAAAACCGCCCATTTCAAAATCCAAATCCAAGATACGGGAATCGGTATTTCCAAAGAGCAAATGCCGAAAATTTTCGAAGCGTTCCAAAGGGAAGAAAACGACACAATCAAGCATATCGAAGGTTCCGGGCTCGGACTTGCCATCGTGAAAGCCTTGGTGGAAATGCAGGGCGGCACAATCAGCGCCGAAAGCGAAAAAGGCAAAGGCACAACATTCACCCTGCATTTGGAATATGCCATTGCGGAACAGCAGACAATACCGGAAGGACATGCGGCAATCAACTTCCATACTATCGATTTAAGCAAAAAAACAATCCTGCTTGTTGAAGACCACCCCATTAATAGCCTTGTCGCCACCAAATTCCTTGAAAAAATGGGAGCAACGGTCATTACCGCCGAAAACGGTGAAATCGCCGTGAATAAATTCCTGAAAAGCAAGAAAAATGAAATCGATTTTATTTTCATGGATGTTCAAATGCCTGTTTTAAACGGCTACCAAGCCACAAAAGCCATACGCCATTCAAATCACGCGCAGGCGAAAACAATTCCGATAATCGCCATGACGGCAAACGCTTTCCATGAAGACGTACAAAAGAGTTTGGATGCGGGCATGAACGCCCACATAGCAAAGCCTATCAGCATTGAAAATATCAGTAACACACTAAAAAAACTTGCAATCATAAAATAA
- a CDS encoding EamA family transporter: MSLSKQNKNILFILFCLLLLYIAWGTSFFFTKLGLAYVPGVLLGGVRATISGILLFLLGIFTQGYYTITLNDFKYATILAVFQVFFSSALLAKGQETITSGLAALLCGTIPLLMVLGEWLLWGGKRPKLKHFIGLGVGLTAILSINISTLFNGHISPVGLALAVCAVLAWVFSGHYSKICCQSNSLYIFQSTGLILFIGGLESLGFGFLIGERWDLSLFDFNGFLILSFLVLMTSIVGYTTYLWLLYHVRPAVALSYEYVNPVIALVLGAAYLGEELTFYHVIACIALLGSVFLVSSYGKE, translated from the coding sequence ATGTCACTTTCAAAACAGAACAAAAACATTCTTTTCATTTTATTTTGCCTGCTTCTTCTTTACATCGCATGGGGCACGTCTTTCTTTTTCACCAAACTGGGGCTTGCTTATGTTCCGGGAGTCCTGCTTGGGGGCGTTCGCGCCACAATTTCCGGCATACTGCTTTTTTTATTGGGTATTTTTACTCAAGGATATTATACGATAACTTTAAACGATTTTAAATATGCAACAATTTTAGCTGTTTTTCAGGTCTTTTTCAGCTCAGCCCTTTTGGCGAAAGGGCAGGAAACCATCACATCAGGGCTTGCCGCCTTATTATGCGGCACCATTCCCCTGCTCATGGTACTTGGCGAATGGCTCCTGTGGGGCGGAAAACGCCCGAAACTCAAGCACTTTATCGGCTTAGGCGTCGGACTGACCGCAATTTTATCAATCAATATCAGCACCTTATTCAACGGACATATTTCTCCCGTCGGTTTGGCGCTCGCAGTCTGCGCTGTGCTCGCATGGGTCTTTTCCGGGCATTATTCAAAAATCTGCTGCCAAAGCAACAGCCTGTACATTTTTCAATCAACCGGCTTAATCCTGTTCATCGGCGGGCTGGAAAGCCTCGGTTTCGGTTTTCTCATCGGTGAACGCTGGGATTTGAGCCTCTTTGACTTCAACGGCTTCCTCATTCTCTCTTTTCTCGTCCTTATGACCTCGATAGTAGGCTATACCACCTATTTATGGCTGTTATACCATGTGCGCCCCGCTGTCGCCCTTTCCTATGAATATGTGAACCCTGTCATCGCCCTTGTCCTCGGCGCGGCGTATCTTGGCGAAGAATTGACCTTTTACCACGTCATAGCCTGTATCGCCCTGCTCGGTTCCGTCTTCCTCGTCAGCTCCTACGGCAAGGAATAA
- a CDS encoding methyl-accepting chemotaxis protein, with protein sequence MMILSGLSWLAVKDLTREKNFLGLAENYVSTVLKAKSEVLTAVATNNTQIINNAIKDFVAGTTVVAELSKLATMEKTKAILSTTTEETNALPKILSKIGNQFDYIRKTDDALTVIGDEIYKELTDLMEKSLNQYNTTGNADSYMRLSELDSLIMQLRQALANFQMSKSEDSYNRVHAYLNQIKTLSDTNHNNPIYGNLLENANRYAASTLPLVDAHIQLQKTITEGTEHFAKLTEIGSELSAISHEKFEKTRASAIMQIFTIGITAFVIAVILNIYISRSVLKQLGADPQELSDVATRVTNGDYDINDGKEHIGVYRNIIMMIEKLKETLQFSQSVLSSMPIPIAVFGSNNKLKYANREMMGLLEITKKMEDCIGETSGTFMYRQENFNTATCKAIASKQTGRLTLEYETHKGKHINVATIAQPLIDAHGDVTDVISVWQDITETVRQNKVIADSHQNMQNIAAELEQVATIASSASEQLSAQIELSENGAQDQADRVATTATALEEMNATVLEIARNAGTTSDSAASVRSEASAGSESMQECVKAMHEVKEESLKLQTEMGVLSEHAQAINEIMNVISDIADQTNLLALNAAIEAARAGEAGRGFAVVADEVRNLAEKTMTSTTDVGNAISAIQKSTADNTRLVVDAVEKIERVTEMVSGAGEALLGIVQLADTTADQVRAIATASEEQSATSEEITQSVDSINNIAKETTNNMQEARKAVDEVVNQTHVLSQLIEQLQAQNK encoded by the coding sequence ATGATGATTCTTTCTGGTTTGTCATGGCTTGCAGTCAAAGACCTGACTAGGGAAAAAAACTTTTTAGGTCTCGCAGAAAACTATGTTTCCACTGTGTTGAAAGCCAAGTCAGAAGTTCTTACTGCCGTTGCGACCAACAACACCCAAATCATCAACAATGCGATTAAAGATTTCGTAGCCGGCACCACAGTAGTCGCCGAACTGAGCAAGCTTGCCACCATGGAGAAAACAAAAGCCATACTCAGCACCACAACGGAAGAAACAAACGCATTGCCCAAAATTCTTTCAAAAATCGGCAATCAATTCGATTACATCCGTAAAACTGACGACGCACTTACCGTCATCGGCGATGAGATATACAAAGAACTCACCGACCTTATGGAAAAATCACTGAACCAATACAATACCACCGGCAACGCCGACAGCTACATGCGCCTTTCCGAATTGGATTCGCTTATCATGCAGCTTCGCCAAGCACTCGCGAATTTCCAAATGAGCAAAAGCGAAGATTCATATAACCGCGTGCATGCATACCTCAACCAAATAAAAACGCTGAGCGATACCAATCATAACAACCCGATATACGGCAACTTGCTTGAAAATGCAAACCGTTACGCAGCCAGCACGCTGCCTCTTGTCGACGCGCATATCCAACTGCAAAAAACCATTACCGAAGGAACGGAACATTTTGCGAAATTAACAGAAATCGGCAGCGAACTTTCCGCCATCTCCCATGAAAAATTTGAAAAGACCAGAGCATCCGCCATCATGCAGATTTTCACAATCGGCATAACCGCTTTTGTCATCGCCGTTATTCTTAACATTTATATCAGCAGAAGCGTTCTCAAACAACTTGGCGCCGACCCTCAAGAGCTTTCCGACGTAGCAACCCGCGTGACAAACGGCGATTATGACATCAACGACGGAAAAGAACATATCGGCGTATACCGCAACATCATCATGATGATTGAAAAACTGAAGGAAACGCTGCAGTTCTCTCAAAGCGTGCTTTCCTCCATGCCTATTCCTATCGCCGTGTTCGGTTCCAATAACAAACTCAAATACGCCAACAGGGAAATGATGGGCTTGCTTGAAATCACGAAGAAAATGGAAGACTGCATAGGCGAAACTTCCGGAACGTTCATGTACCGTCAGGAAAACTTCAACACCGCGACCTGCAAAGCCATCGCAAGCAAACAAACCGGCAGATTGACCCTTGAATACGAAACCCATAAGGGCAAACATATCAACGTTGCAACCATTGCCCAGCCTCTTATTGACGCTCACGGCGATGTTACCGACGTTATCAGCGTATGGCAGGACATTACGGAAACCGTGCGTCAAAACAAAGTTATCGCGGATTCCCACCAAAACATGCAAAACATCGCAGCAGAACTGGAACAGGTCGCAACCATCGCTTCTTCCGCTTCCGAACAGCTTTCCGCCCAAATCGAACTTTCCGAAAACGGGGCGCAGGACCAGGCGGACCGCGTAGCCACGACAGCGACCGCTCTTGAAGAAATGAACGCGACCGTTCTTGAAATCGCAAGAAACGCCGGCACGACTTCCGACAGTGCGGCAAGCGTGCGTTCCGAAGCTTCCGCAGGCTCCGAATCCATGCAGGAATGTGTAAAAGCAATGCATGAAGTAAAAGAGGAATCCCTGAAGCTGCAAACGGAAATGGGTGTGCTTTCCGAACACGCGCAGGCGATTAACGAAATCATGAACGTGATTTCCGATATTGCCGACCAAACAAACCTCCTTGCTTTGAACGCCGCTATCGAAGCCGCGAGGGCGGGGGAAGCGGGACGCGGATTTGCCGTTGTTGCAGACGAAGTCAGAAACCTTGCCGAAAAAACCATGACAAGCACGACCGATGTGGGCAATGCGATCTCCGCAATTCAAAAATCAACCGCCGACAATACCCGTCTTGTGGTCGATGCCGTGGAAAAGATTGAAAGAGTTACTGAAATGGTAAGCGGAGCGGGCGAAGCGCTGCTCGGTATCGTCCAGCTTGCGGACACCACAGCCGACCAAGTCCGCGCCATTGCGACCGCTTCCGAAGAACAGTCAGCAACCAGCGAGGAAATCACTCAATCTGTCGACAGTATCAACAATATTGCGAAAGAAACGACAAACAACATGCAGGAAGCCCGCAAAGCCGTTGACGAAGTGGTCAACCAAACCCATGTTCTCAGCCAGCTGATTGAACAATTGCAGGCTCAAAATAAATAA
- a CDS encoding methyl-accepting chemotaxis protein encodes MKLTTKLLLAFSTTILLIMLITVLSWKATATFDRQKRVLADSENIISSILKADKAAGAAVAANNAELFNEVKTHLQAALDNSEDLLSIVRQEITKEHLHNIQKTSKEYVPLIDNILHLFKQFYATDAAITKIGYKLQDDLANIAEKEQQHYELTGNAENLLSCKLIGESFTNIRLAVANFLISYSDENLAVVKQRVKEAQEKTAPLKKNPLFAPIIGSMDSYIETATPLFEINKELNASLAKGMELSAYNLSEGSAITDIALAAFIRVEGEIKRQLLIAAAFSVLLGVALAVFLSKNVMKQLGADPSDLSVLAERVTNGDYDINDGKAHIGVYSNIINMVEKLKETLQFSQNVLSSMPIPVAVFGSNNKLKYANREMMGLLEITKKMEDCIGETSGTFMYRQENFNTATCKAIATKEAGKLDLEYETHKGKHINVATIAQPLIDAHGDVTDVISVWQDITETVRQNKVIADSYQNMQNIAVELEQVASITSSASEQLSAQIELSENGAQDQADRVATTATALEEMNATVLEIARNAGTTSDSASNVRSEASAGSESMQECVKAMLDVKEESLKLQTEMGVLSEHAQAINEIMNVISDIADQTNLLALNAAIEAARAGEAGRGFAVVADEVRNLAEKTMTSTTDVGNAISAIQKSTADNTRLVVDAVEKIERVTEMVSGAGEALLGIVQLADTTADQVRAIATASEEQSATSEEITQSVDSINNIAKETTNNMQEARKAVNEMVNQTHILSQLIEQLQSQNK; translated from the coding sequence ATGAAATTAACTACGAAACTCCTTTTAGCATTCAGCACGACTATCCTGCTTATCATGCTTATCACGGTCCTTTCATGGAAGGCGACAGCTACGTTCGACAGGCAAAAACGGGTTCTTGCCGACTCAGAAAACATTATCTCATCCATTTTAAAAGCGGATAAAGCGGCAGGAGCGGCTGTCGCGGCAAACAATGCCGAACTTTTCAACGAAGTGAAAACACACCTGCAAGCCGCGCTCGACAATTCCGAAGACCTGCTCAGCATTGTCAGACAGGAAATCACCAAGGAACATCTCCACAATATTCAAAAAACTTCAAAAGAATACGTGCCTCTTATTGACAACATTTTACACCTTTTCAAACAATTTTATGCCACGGATGCCGCCATTACGAAAATCGGCTACAAGCTCCAAGACGATTTGGCAAATATTGCGGAAAAAGAACAGCAACACTATGAACTCACCGGAAATGCGGAAAATTTGCTTTCCTGCAAACTTATCGGCGAAAGTTTCACCAATATCCGTCTTGCCGTCGCAAACTTTTTAATCTCCTATTCCGATGAAAACCTTGCTGTTGTAAAACAACGCGTAAAAGAAGCGCAAGAGAAAACGGCGCCTTTAAAAAAGAACCCGCTCTTCGCTCCCATTATCGGCAGCATGGACTCCTACATTGAAACGGCAACTCCTTTGTTTGAAATAAACAAGGAACTCAACGCGTCCCTTGCGAAAGGCATGGAACTTAGCGCTTACAACTTATCCGAAGGTTCCGCCATTACCGATATCGCCCTTGCGGCATTCATAAGAGTTGAAGGTGAAATCAAAAGACAGCTTTTAATCGCCGCCGCATTTTCCGTATTACTCGGTGTCGCCTTAGCTGTTTTCCTCAGCAAAAATGTGATGAAACAACTGGGAGCAGACCCGAGCGACCTTTCCGTTCTGGCTGAACGCGTAACAAACGGCGATTACGACATCAACGACGGCAAAGCGCATATCGGCGTTTACAGCAATATTATCAACATGGTTGAAAAACTGAAGGAAACCCTGCAATTCTCTCAAAACGTGCTTTCCTCCATGCCTATTCCTGTCGCCGTGTTCGGTTCCAACAACAAACTCAAATACGCCAACAGGGAAATGATGGGCTTGCTTGAAATCACGAAGAAAATGGAAGACTGCATAGGCGAAACTTCCGGAACGTTCATGTACCGTCAGGAAAACTTCAACACCGCGACCTGCAAAGCCATCGCAACGAAAGAAGCTGGCAAGCTGGACCTTGAATATGAAACCCATAAGGGCAAACATATCAATGTCGCGACTATCGCCCAACCTCTTATTGACGCTCACGGCGATGTTACCGACGTTATCAGCGTATGGCAGGACATTACGGAAACGGTACGCCAAAACAAAGTTATTGCGGATTCCTACCAAAACATGCAAAACATCGCCGTTGAACTGGAACAGGTCGCAAGCATAACTTCCTCCGCTTCCGAACAGCTTTCCGCTCAAATCGAACTTTCCGAAAACGGGGCGCAGGACCAGGCGGACCGCGTAGCCACGACAGCGACCGCTCTTGAAGAAATGAACGCGACCGTTCTTGAAATCGCAAGAAACGCCGGCACGACTTCTGACAGCGCTTCAAACGTGCGTTCCGAAGCTTCCGCAGGTTCCGAATCCATGCAGGAATGCGTAAAAGCCATGCTTGACGTGAAAGAAGAATCCCTGAAACTGCAAACGGAAATGGGCGTGCTTTCCGAACACGCGCAGGCGATTAACGAAATCATGAACGTGATTTCCGATATTGCCGACCAAACAAACCTCCTTGCTTTGAACGCCGCTATCGAAGCCGCGAGGGCGGGGGAAGCGGGACGCGGATTTGCCGTTGTTGCAGACGAAGTCAGAAACCTTGCCGAAAAAACCATGACAAGCACGACCGATGTGGGCAATGCGATCTCCGCAATTCAAAAATCAACCGCCGACAATACCCGTCTTGTGGTCGACGCCGTGGAAAAGATTGAAAGAGTTACTGAAATGGTAAGCGGAGCGGGCGAAGCGCTGCTCGGTATCGTCCAGCTTGCGGACACCACTGCCGACCAAGTCCGCGCCATTGCGACCGCTTCCGAAGAACAGTCAGCAACCAGCGAGGAAATCACTCAATCTGTCGACAGTATCAACAATATTGCGAAAGAAACGACAAACAACATGCAGGAAGCCCGTAAGGCTGTGAATGAAATGGTCAACCAGACCCATATATTGAGCCAGCTTATCGAGCAATTGCAAAGTCAAAACAAATAG
- a CDS encoding methyl-accepting chemotaxis protein, with amino-acid sequence MKLSTKLLLAFGATIVLIAAISCLSWYATAKYDRQKEVLLLAETIITDVMKTESHVAKAIIDYDPEPIAEAYKVLEDGKQSAGKLLGIVTSQENKDHLNNIFDNIGNYAPILNQIETLFKDFNATYEEVRKLGNKVQNTLDEIAVETQRKYELTGDAEEYKIASDIALIAANIRYSLMAFLFVEDDETYKNANTLIDNANKLFNQDNVKNNPIFAETISDIKTYLDQVKPLLETGAKIQDLREQSNKGVQYALQESTAVANLSTKLFNDVSATVRTQLVIASIVAILLGILLTILISRNIMKQLGTDPGELSVLAERVTKGDYDINDGKEHIGVHRNIIMMVEKLKETLQFSQNVLSSMPIPVAVFGSNNKLKYANREMMGLLEITKKMEDCIGETSGTFMYRQENFNTATCKAIASKQTGRLTLEYETHKGNHINVATIAQPLIDAHGDVTDVISIWQDITETVRQNKIIADSHQNMQNIAVELEQVATIASSASEQLSAQIELSENGAQDQADRVATTATALEEMNATVLEIARNAGTTSDSASNVRSEASAGSESMQECVKAMHEVKEESLKLQTEMGVLSEHAQAINEIMNVISDIADQTNLLALNAAIEAARAGEAGRGFAVVADEVRNLAEKTMTSTTDVGNAISAIQKSTADNTRLVVDAVEKIERVTEMVSGAGEALLGIVQLADTTADQVRAIATASEEQSATSEEITQSVDSINNIAKENANNMQEARKAVDEVVNQTHVLSQLIEQLQAQNKAE; translated from the coding sequence ATGAAACTTTCAACAAAACTGCTTTTGGCATTTGGCGCGACCATTGTCTTAATCGCAGCAATTTCCTGCCTCTCTTGGTACGCTACCGCAAAGTATGACAGACAGAAAGAAGTTCTTCTTCTTGCCGAAACCATCATTACCGATGTTATGAAAACAGAAAGTCATGTTGCGAAAGCCATTATCGATTACGACCCGGAACCCATTGCGGAAGCGTATAAAGTTCTTGAAGACGGAAAACAAAGTGCCGGTAAATTGTTAGGTATTGTCACAAGCCAGGAAAACAAAGACCACCTTAACAATATTTTCGACAATATCGGCAATTACGCACCGATACTCAATCAAATCGAAACCCTCTTCAAAGATTTTAATGCAACGTATGAAGAAGTGAGAAAATTAGGCAACAAAGTGCAAAACACATTGGATGAAATCGCCGTTGAAACGCAAAGAAAATACGAACTGACAGGCGATGCGGAAGAATATAAGATCGCAAGCGACATCGCTCTTATCGCCGCAAACATCCGCTATTCCCTCATGGCATTTTTATTCGTTGAAGACGATGAGACCTATAAAAACGCAAATACCTTAATCGATAACGCCAACAAGCTTTTCAACCAGGACAACGTTAAAAACAATCCTATTTTTGCGGAAACCATTTCGGATATCAAAACATATCTCGACCAAGTGAAACCTCTTCTTGAAACCGGCGCGAAAATCCAAGATTTGAGGGAACAATCCAATAAAGGCGTGCAGTACGCGCTGCAGGAATCCACCGCTGTCGCCAACCTTTCCACAAAATTATTCAACGATGTCAGCGCAACGGTGAGAACGCAGCTTGTTATCGCAAGCATTGTCGCCATATTGCTCGGCATACTCTTAACAATTCTCATCAGCAGAAACATCATGAAACAGCTCGGCACGGATCCGGGAGAACTTTCCGTTCTGGCTGAACGCGTAACCAAAGGCGATTATGACATCAACGACGGAAAAGAACATATCGGCGTACACCGCAACATCATCATGATGGTTGAAAAACTGAAGGAAACATTGCAGTTCTCTCAAAACGTGCTTTCCTCCATGCCTATTCCTGTCGCCGTGTTCGGTTCCAACAACAAACTCAAATACGCCAACAGGGAAATGATGGGCTTGCTTGAAATCACGAAGAAAATGGAAGACTGCATAGGCGAAACTTCCGGAACGTTCATGTACCGTCAGGAAAACTTCAACACCGCGACCTGCAAAGCCATCGCAAGCAAACAAACCGGCAGATTGACCCTTGAATACGAAACCCATAAGGGCAACCATATCAACGTTGCAACCATTGCCCAGCCTCTTATTGACGCTCACGGCGATGTTACCGACGTTATCAGCATATGGCAGGACATTACGGAAACCGTGCGTCAAAACAAAATTATTGCGGATTCCCACCAAAACATGCAAAATATCGCCGTTGAACTGGAACAGGTCGCAACCATCGCTTCTTCCGCTTCCGAACAGCTTTCCGCCCAAATCGAACTTTCCGAAAACGGGGCGCAGGACCAGGCGGACCGCGTAGCCACGACAGCGACCGCTCTTGAAGAAATGAACGCGACCGTTCTTGAAATCGCAAGAAACGCCGGCACGACTTCCGACAGCGCTTCAAACGTGCGTTCCGAAGCTTCCGCAGGCTCCGAATCCATGCAGGAATGCGTAAAAGCAATGCATGAAGTAAAAGAGGAATCCCTGAAGCTGCAAACGGAAATGGGCGTGCTTTCCGAACACGCGCAGGCGATTAACGAAATCATGAACGTGATTTCCGATATTGCCGACCAAACAAACCTCCTTGCTTTGAACGCCGCTATCGAAGCCGCGAGGGCAGGGGAAGCGGGACGCGGATTTGCCGTTGTTGCAGACGAAGTCAGAAACCTTGCCGAAAAAACCATGACAAGCACGACCGATGTGGGCAATGCGATCTCCGCAATTCAAAAATCAACCGCCGACAATACCCGTCTTGTGGTCGACGCCGTGGAAAAGATTGAAAGAGTTACTGAAATGGTAAGCGGAGCGGGCGAAGCGCTGCTCGGCATCGTCCAGCTTGCGGACACCACAGCCGACCAAGTCCGCGCCATTGCGACCGCTTCCGAAGAACAGTCAGCAACCAGCGAGGAAATCACTCAATCTGTCGACAGTATCAACAATATCGCTAAAGAAAACGCGAATAACATGCAGGAAGCCCGCAAAGCCGTTGACGAAGTGGTCAACCAAACCCATGTTCTCAGCCAGCTGATCGAACAGCTGCAGGCTCAGAACAAAGCTGAATAA